One segment of Bacillota bacterium DNA contains the following:
- a CDS encoding O-antigen ligase family protein — MYGIIVGALSFLDPAWGVFSIFVVCENYGIALLGPEVSVVRLVVPVVVLAIVARYLLRRRFPRPDQVWILTAVFYVYACVVSLIFGHLNVRMVAFMLSSLIIRALVTHDSVVLKRVLSLYVLATLISAGVGLVKGGYIVGGRSLYRFIGGFTDPNVFAKYLLIALTVVLFSRAIGSRLLRRVLAGTLIVLTIFTYSKMGMLVAGVLILAYLVTRVCSLKSGRTYRSGLVTVGLLIALSVTLVFLTLRSIPLVGNVVERFTVGLSHPLNADQFLDALTTKRWSLWNASVDAFVNSDLASQVFGTGYNASREALQLIVGELKSTHSVFLQVLLDFGLLGCILFIFILLLSLDWRTAHFATFIRTNSLWFTYVATFAALAWIFDWSNLPFFAWVGTQSFREISNLEQGCHDGD, encoded by the coding sequence GTGTACGGGATCATAGTAGGTGCACTAAGTTTCTTGGATCCGGCATGGGGCGTATTCAGCATTTTCGTAGTGTGCGAGAACTATGGAATTGCTCTGTTGGGACCCGAGGTTTCGGTTGTGAGACTGGTCGTTCCGGTTGTGGTACTCGCTATTGTTGCGAGGTACTTATTGCGCCGACGGTTCCCCAGACCCGACCAAGTGTGGATACTCACAGCAGTGTTTTATGTCTATGCGTGCGTGGTCAGTCTGATCTTCGGTCACTTGAATGTCAGAATGGTGGCGTTTATGTTATCGTCTTTGATTATTAGGGCCCTTGTCACGCATGATAGCGTGGTTCTCAAGCGGGTACTCAGCCTATATGTTCTGGCTACTTTGATTTCTGCAGGGGTGGGTCTAGTGAAGGGCGGCTACATCGTGGGAGGGCGTTCTTTGTATCGCTTTATCGGTGGGTTCACGGATCCAAACGTATTCGCCAAGTACTTGCTGATCGCTCTCACTGTTGTTCTGTTCAGTAGGGCAATAGGGTCGAGACTCCTAAGAAGGGTGCTAGCTGGGACCTTAATTGTATTGACCATCTTTACATATTCGAAAATGGGTATGTTGGTTGCGGGGGTGCTCATCCTGGCCTACCTCGTAACCAGGGTGTGTTCTTTGAAATCTGGCAGAACCTACCGTAGTGGGCTGGTTACCGTTGGATTGCTTATCGCGCTAAGCGTTACACTTGTTTTTCTGACGTTGCGCTCTATCCCTCTTGTCGGGAACGTCGTTGAAAGGTTCACGGTTGGGCTTAGCCACCCGTTGAATGCCGATCAGTTTTTGGACGCATTAACTACCAAGAGATGGAGCTTATGGAACGCCTCTGTTGATGCTTTTGTGAACTCAGACTTAGCGTCGCAGGTCTTCGGAACGGGATATAATGCCTCACGAGAGGCTCTTCAGCTCATCGTTGGTGAATTGAAATCCACACACTCGGTGTTCTTACAGGTCTTACTCGATTTTGGCCTGTTAGGATGTATATTGTTCATTTTCATCTTGTTGCTGAGCCTTGATTGGCGCACGGCACATTTCGCTACGTTCATTCGTACTAACAGTTTGTGGTTTACGTATGTAGCAACATTCGCTGCGTTAGCTTGGATATTTGACTGGAGCAATCTGCCATTTTTTGCCTGGGTGGGGACACAATCCTTCCGGGAGATAAGTAACCTTGAACAGGGGTGTCATGATGGAGATTAA